Proteins found in one Triticum urartu cultivar G1812 chromosome 4, Tu2.1, whole genome shotgun sequence genomic segment:
- the LOC125554383 gene encoding CRIB domain-containing protein RIC4-like yields MKVRRGGAGFPFSIGCMSQSTVAVADPLHKKPQPPQPGKQADNPSSTTTTMAATTQDRGAGEESGEDKAKAAAASGIVTAGVQRLLKGIKTFFAAYDSEEEDEEEREIVIGYPTDVQHVGHIGWDGINKVGGMGVGMVGAFSLPSSLSRRQLDIAMDPGAATTTCIN; encoded by the exons CTTCCCCTTCTCCATCGGCTGCATGTCGCAGTCCACCGTAGCCGTCGCTGACCCGCTCCACAAGAAGCCGCAGCCGCCACAGCCAGGAAAGCAGGCCGACAACCCCTCCTCCACCACCACAACCATGGCGGCCACCACACAGG ACAGAGGCGCCGGAGAAGAAAGCGGCGAGGACAAGGCCAAGGCCGCGGCGGCGTCCGGGATCGTCACGGCGGGGGTGCAGCGGCTGCTCAAGGGAATCAAGACCTTCTTCGCGGCGTACGACAgtgaggaagaagatgaagaggagAGGGAGATCGTGATCGGGTACCCCACGGACGTGCAGCACGTCGGGCACATCGGCTGGGACGGGATCAACAAGGTGGGCGGCATGGGCGTGGGCATGGTCGGCGCCTTCTCCCTGCCATCCTCCCTCTCCCGCCGCCAGCTCGACATCGCCATGGACCCcggcgccgccaccaccacctgcATCAACTGA